The following are from one region of the Sorghum bicolor cultivar BTx623 chromosome 2, Sorghum_bicolor_NCBIv3, whole genome shotgun sequence genome:
- the LOC8059901 gene encoding uncharacterized protein LOC8059901, protein MAVSSSAEPDHHHQLMDVVAAAAPKAVVEQTVPLAFAVAAPPSNLPASSVPNASAARTTNLSGESSSAQSVHDDAMETVVALGLGGHSVGHKHRERELLVVPGGRRRDKRERVHVCSDCGAEFATGVQLGGHKRKHWAGAPICISAK, encoded by the exons ATGGCTGTATCTTCGAGTGCCGAACCGGACCACCACCACCAGTTGATGGACGttgtggccgcggcggcgcccaaGGCTGTCGTCGAGCAGACGGTGCCATTGGCGTTCGCGGTCGCGGCGCCGCCCAGTAATCTGCCGGCGTCGTCCGTGCCCAACGCGTCTGCCGCGAGAACGACCAATCTTTCCGGCGAGAGCAGCAGCGCGCAGTCGGTGCACGACGACGccatggagaccgtggtggCACTG GGGCTGGGCGGCCACAGCGTTGGTCACAAGCACAGGGAGAGGGAGCTGCTCGTCGTCccgggcggccgccgccgcgacaAGCGGGAGCGGGTGCACGTGTGCAGCGACTGCGGCGCGGAGTTCGCCACGGGGGTGCAGCTCGGCGGACACAAGCGGAAGCACTGGGCCGGCGCCCCGATC